A section of the Paenibacillus yonginensis genome encodes:
- a CDS encoding formylglycine-generating enzyme family protein, with protein sequence MKNLLIVLILACLVTATGCSHATSGKEKNQPDLDNDDLVLVKGGTLTTDPSDSNGKEVTLPDFYIGRYEVTQKEWAEVMGNDPSQFKGDNSPVEMVSWYDAIEYCNKRSEQEGLQPYYHIDKDTPDPNNKSEYDYLKWNVTINKGANGYRLPTEAEWEYAASGGQLSKGYTYSGSNQADEVSWYWRNSGDKPLSGDWSWPAIESNKGRPHAVGEKKANELGLYDMSGNVREWCWDWFEDADTASGSYRVVKGGGWIGDISSGEVSFRGKFEASGYGPDQGFRVVRGT encoded by the coding sequence ATGAAAAATCTACTCATCGTCCTGATCCTGGCCTGTCTCGTCACTGCTACCGGCTGCTCGCATGCAACATCTGGAAAGGAGAAAAATCAGCCAGATTTGGACAACGACGACTTGGTGCTGGTTAAAGGGGGGACGCTCACGACGGACCCATCCGATTCAAATGGAAAAGAGGTGACATTACCCGATTTCTATATCGGACGGTATGAAGTCACTCAGAAAGAGTGGGCCGAAGTTATGGGCAATGACCCTTCCCAATTCAAAGGCGATAACTCGCCGGTAGAAATGGTGAGCTGGTATGACGCTATAGAATACTGCAATAAAAGAAGCGAACAAGAGGGGCTTCAGCCCTATTATCATATAGATAAAGATACGCCAGATCCGAATAATAAAAGCGAATATGATTATTTGAAATGGAACGTTACGATTAACAAGGGGGCAAATGGCTACCGTTTGCCGACTGAAGCCGAATGGGAGTATGCCGCAAGCGGTGGGCAGCTCAGCAAAGGTTATACTTACAGCGGAAGCAATCAGGCGGATGAAGTTTCCTGGTATTGGCGAAATTCGGGGGACAAACCTTTATCCGGCGACTGGAGCTGGCCTGCTATCGAGAGCAACAAGGGAAGACCCCATGCTGTCGGCGAGAAGAAAGCCAATGAGCTGGGACTCTACGACATGTCGGGCAACGTCCGGGAATGGTGCTGGGACTGGTTCGAGGATGCGGATACGGCAAGCGGCTCTTACCGGGTTGTGAAAGGCGGCGGTTGGATCGGTGATATCAGCAGCGGCGAGGTTTCTTTCCGCGGTAAATTCGAAGCCAGCGGCTACGGCCCCGATCAAGGATTTCGGGTGGTTCGGGGAACATAG